GGATAAGCAAGGTTGCATCTCCGCCGTCATCGACGATTAGGTTCAGCGTCTTGCCGTCCGGGAAGCGCATGGCCTGGTAGGTGCACCACCAGTACTCCTCGAGGGTTTCTCCCTTCCATGCGAAGACGGGCACACCTTCCGCAGCCATGGCCGCGGCGGCATGGTCTTGTGTGGAAAAAATATTGCAGCTTGCCCAGCGTATCTCGGCGCCCAAAGCGCGCAATGTTTCGATTAACACGGCTGTTTGGATCGTCATATGTAAAGAGCCCATGATACGGGCTCCTTTGAGGGGCTTTTGGGCAGCGTATCGTTCACGAACCGCCATGAGACCGGGCATTTCTTTTTCTGCCATTTCGATTTCTTTGCGGCCCCAAGCGGCCAAACTGAGATCGGCAATTTTGTATGCCGGGCTTTCTTCGATATCGGGAAGTATAATGTGGGC
This sequence is a window from Candidatus Hydrogenedentota bacterium. Protein-coding genes within it:
- a CDS encoding adenosylhomocysteinase translates to MAVAHIILPDIEESPAYKIADLSLAAWGRKEIEMAEKEMPGLMAVRERYAAQKPLKGARIMGSLHMTIQTAVLIETLRALGAEIRWASCNIFSTQDHAAAAMAAEGVPVFAWKGETLEEYWWCTYQAMRFPDGKTLNLIVDDGGDATLLIHRGYALEEHFNKTKELLPISKDNHEIEVVDTLLRKIHGKDPDYWHRVAADWIGLSEETTTGVHRLYHMMRDGSLLTRAMNVNDSVTKSKFDNLYGCRESLA